The nucleotide sequence ATAAGGTTTGATATCAGAAAGGGTTTTACCCCGCTGCCCCACCTGCAATCCTACCAAACGATCATCATAAGTTCTATTTGAAATAGTATCCTTTAAAGAAAATCGCTTCCAAACACCGGATTTGAAACCATAGAATATGACCACTACATTGGCCAACACAGTCGCCCCCAAGACAATCAAAGCTGTCTGTGAGGCATAATTCTGGAAGGCAAAGAATATCCCCAATCCACTAAACAAGAACCCCAAAACGCCAACCAAAGTGGTTCCAGGAACAAAAATCACTTCCAATAAGACCAATGCCAGCCCTATCAAAAGAAGGCCTATTATAATTACCCAAGTCATAAAAATTAAAATTGATTTGCTGAAAATAGAGAGATTTTTCGGGATTATAAAATGAAAATAAAAGTTTGACAATAGCCAAAAATCACTTTTGTACATCCCTTAAACAAAACTGCCTCAAACGGCCTTTCAGTCAAAATCAAGACCTGAAGAACCTTCTGAGGCAGCCAGTTTATAAACATAAGATTACTTAGTAGGCCTTGGCAAATAAAACCCTTCCTTTTGATGGCTTGCCCGTCAACACGCACTCACCTGCTTCTGCTATTTGATCCAATGGAATACATCTAATTGTAGCCTTTGTCAATTCCTTGATCTTTTCTTCCGTCTCAGAAGTACCATCCCAATGCGCAGAAACAAAACCTCCTTTCTCTTCCAAAACAGATTGGAATTCCTCCCAAGTATCCACTTCAGTGGTTTTCTCATTACGGAAATCTAAGGCCTTTTGATAAATATTAGCTTGGATTTCATCTAATAAATCTACCAAAAGCTTTTCTATCTCTACTTCCCCCAGATTGACCATTTCTTTGGTCAAGGTATCTCTCCTTGCCACTTCAATGGTGTTATTAGCCAAATCCCTTGGCCCCATTGCTATTCTTACCGGCACACCTTTCAATTCATACTCTGCAAATTTCCAGCCTGGCTTGTGGGTATCTCTATGATCAAACTTCACCGATATTCCCAATGGCTTCAATTTATTCATGATTTCATGTGCCTTTTCTTCGATAGCCAGCAATTCCTCCTCACTCCTAAATATAGGAATGATCACTACCTGAATGGGTGCCAATTTAGGAGGCAAAACCAGTCCTTTATCATCTGAATGAGCCATGATCAAAGCCCCCATTAGGCGGGTACTCACCCCCCAAGAAGTCCCCCAAACATATTCTAGTCCCCCCTCCTTAGTTGCAAATTTCACATCAAAAGCTTTGGCAAAATTCTGCCCAAGAAAATGAGAGGTTCCAGCTTGCAGGGCCTTGCCATCCTGCATCATCGCCTCTATACAGTAAGTCTCCTCCGCGCCTGCAAAACGTTCATTTTCTGTTTTTAGCCCTTTCACGACAGGCACCCCCATATATTCCTCCGCAAACTGGGCATATACATTCATCATTTGCTCAGTTTCTTCTATGGCTTCTTCACGTGAAGAATGCGCAGTGTGTCCTTCTTGCCATAAAAATTCCGCTGTTCTGAGAAACAATCTGGTTCTCATCTCCCATCTCACCACATTGGCCCATTGGTTCACCTTCAAAGGTAAATCCCTATAAGACTGTATCCAATTCTTATAAGTACTCCAAATCACCGTCTCAGAAGTAGGACGGACTATTAGCTCTTCCTCCAACTTGGCCTCAGGATCTACCACTACACTTTTATTGTCCTCCGAATTCTTTAGTCTGTAATGAGTAACCACAGCACATTCTTTGGCAAAACCTTCCACATGACTTGCCTCTTTGGACAAATACGACTTAGGGATAAAAAGCGGAAAATAAGCATTACTATGTCCTGTATCCTTAAACATCTGGTCCAGTTGCTGTTGCATCTTTTCCCAGATCGAATAACCATAGGGCTTAATGACCATACACCCTCTCACAGCGGAATTCTCCGCCAAATCAGCTCTTTTCACTAGTTCATTGTACCACAGGGAGTAATCCTCACTTCTTTTTGGCAGACCTTTGCTCATTTGTATTATTTGTTGTTTTGAAAAAACTATTTAACTTTAGTTTCTATTTTGGGAAGCAAATATAAATTAAAAAATTATAACCATCTTCCGAAGAGCACGTATATAGTGTTGAGTGTTGTAAACTAAACTATTATGAATAAAATTTTCGCATATCGATACCTTGGTTTCCTTGCCGCCCTGGGAATGGTTGGATGTAGCAGTAGTTATAGTGCTATGAATGGAGAATCAGACGACATGTATTTCATGGCTTCGGATGATGCAGTAGTAACAGCAAATGCAGTTTCCAATAATACACCAAACAACTTCAGCAGATATGCTGAAGTCGAGGATACAGAGCAATATGCTCAGGAAAATTTTTCAGCTAAAAATGTTAATCCTGAATATATCGCAAAATACCAAGTCCAAAATGACACGATAACAGACGATATAGTGTATTTTGACGATGCCCCAGTTGAAGGTAATACCCAGGGAAGCGGAGATGTCAATGTTTACAATAATTTTTATGGTTATAGCAATCCGAAAGGCAATAGCTCTTGGAATACTAATCCATGGATGTACAGCTCTTTAGGATTCTATGGCGGACCTTATGGGTTATATCCTAGCTTTGGTTTCGGAGGATTTTACGACCCCTTCTGGGATCCTTGGTATGGTTTTAGGCCAGGATTCAACCTATCTATTGGGTTTGGGTTCGGTTTTGGAAGACCATGGGGCTACAGACCGTTTTATAGTCCATTCTACGATCCTTTCTGGGGACCTAGTTACGCTTATGGCGGAGGATATTATGGAGGTTACTATGGCGGATATTATGGTCGACCTGTTATCATCAATAATATTTACTCAAATGAAAGCAGAAGAATTGTAAGAGCCGCAAGTTCAAGAAGAGGTAGCTCAGTAATTTCCGCCAGTACAAGAAGGGCCACTTCCCCTACAGCTTCAAGAACCGATGCAAGAAGAAGTTTGGTCAACAGGGTCGACGCTAGTAGTAGCAGATCTTCCACAGATTTTAACAGATCTCAAAACGATTATACCAATGGCAGAAGCAGAATTACTTCCGCCACGCCAAGCAGGAGAACTGCTAACTCTGCAGTGATGACACGTCCTAGCAGCAGTGAAAGATCCAGAAGTGCTTACAGTCCAAGCAGAAGTACCACAAACCGCTCTGTGGCTCCTTCTAGCAGAACTAGATCCACTTACTCTGCCCCAAGTAGCAGAACCAGAAGTTCTTCACCATCATATAACAGGAGTTCTTCCCCTTCTTATAACAGAAGCAGTACGCCCAGTAGGTCCAGTAGTACTTATTCGACTCCTACTAGAACCAGAAGTTCTAGTAGCTATACTCCATCCAGAAGTAGCTCATCATCTTCCAGGAGCTCAGGAAGCGTGAGCAGAAGCTCTGGAGGTTCAAGAAGAGGGGGAAATTAATCCCCCTTTTTTTACAACATTTCCTTTCTCTTTCGTTAAATATTCAAGTATCCTGATAACAAAACTTAATGGCTTTTATTAGCCAGTGGGATTTCCATTTGAAAAATTTATGAGATTTAGTACTAAAAAAATTTTGGGCACAGTTCTTTTGGGGATTTTGTCTATCAATTTATCAAAAGCCCAAACCTTCGATGACGCATTGAGGTATAGTTATTATAATGCTACAGGCTCTGCAAGAATAATGGGGATTGGAGGCAGCCAGTTTGCCCTTGGAGGAGACGTTTCTAATATTTCCGGAAACCCCGCAGGTTTGGGATTCTTCAGAAAATCTGAATTCAGCTTTACCCCTTCCTATGAAAACTGGCAATCAAATTCCAGTATCAATGGACAAAGCCAGTCTGAAAACACAGGGAATTTT is from Echinicola marina and encodes:
- the proS gene encoding proline--tRNA ligase encodes the protein MSKGLPKRSEDYSLWYNELVKRADLAENSAVRGCMVIKPYGYSIWEKMQQQLDQMFKDTGHSNAYFPLFIPKSYLSKEASHVEGFAKECAVVTHYRLKNSEDNKSVVVDPEAKLEEELIVRPTSETVIWSTYKNWIQSYRDLPLKVNQWANVVRWEMRTRLFLRTAEFLWQEGHTAHSSREEAIEETEQMMNVYAQFAEEYMGVPVVKGLKTENERFAGAEETYCIEAMMQDGKALQAGTSHFLGQNFAKAFDVKFATKEGGLEYVWGTSWGVSTRLMGALIMAHSDDKGLVLPPKLAPIQVVIIPIFRSEEELLAIEEKAHEIMNKLKPLGISVKFDHRDTHKPGWKFAEYELKGVPVRIAMGPRDLANNTIEVARRDTLTKEMVNLGEVEIEKLLVDLLDEIQANIYQKALDFRNEKTTEVDTWEEFQSVLEEKGGFVSAHWDGTSETEEKIKELTKATIRCIPLDQIAEAGECVLTGKPSKGRVLFAKAY
- a CDS encoding NfeD family protein; amino-acid sequence: MTWVIIIGLLLIGLALVLLEVIFVPGTTLVGVLGFLFSGLGIFFAFQNYASQTALIVLGATVLANVVVIFYGFKSGVWKRFSLKDTISNRTYDDRLVGLQVGQRGKTLSDIKPYGKAEFGDKIYEVKSNSGFISAGVEVEIHQLENNRIIIKQ